GGTCACCTGGCCGATCGGGCGCGGCCGGAGCTTTGCCGGCACCTACGACCTCCTGCGCCGGCGCGTCCGCCGGCTGGATGCTGCCGACGATGCCGGGACGGTGCCGGTCTCAGGCCTCGACGACCCGCTCTTCGACGCCCTGCTGCCGGAAGCGGGTGAGGCCGCGACCTGGCGCGAGGAGGCGGAACTGGCGGAGGGCGGCTGCAAGCCGTTCGACCTCGAGGCCTTCCGCGAAGGCCACCTGACCCCGGTGTTCTTCGGCAGCGCCTTGCGCAATTTCGGCGTGCGCGACCTGATCGACGGGCTCGCCGAGGTGGCGCCGCCGCCGCGCGGCCAGGACGCCGACACCCGCGCGGTCGCACCGACCGAGCCGAAGATGACCGGCTTCGTGTTCAAGATCCAGGCGAACATGGACCCGAACCACCGGGATCGCATCGCCTTCATGCGGGTCTGCTCCGGCAAGCTCAGCCGCGGCATGAAGGCGAGGCTCGTGCGCACCGGCAAGCCGATCTCGCTCTCCTCGCCGCAATTCTTCTTCGCCCAGGACCGCGCCATCGCCGACGAGGCCTATGCGGGCGACGTCGTCGGCATCCCCAACCACGGGACCCTGCGCATCGGCGACACGCTCACGGAAGGCGAGGAGCTGGTCTTCCGCGGCGTGCCGAGCTTCGCGCCCGAACTGCTGCGCCGGATCAAGCTCACGGATGCGATGAAGGCCAAGAAGCTGCGCGAGGCGCTGCAGCAGATGGCGGAAGAAGGGGTGGTCCAGCTCTTCCTGCCGCAGGACGGCTCGGGCGCGATCGTCGGCGTCGTCGGCGCGCTGCAGCTCGACGTGCTGAAGGAGCGGCTCCAGGCGGAGTACGGGCTGCCGATCGACTACGAGCCGACCCGCTTCACGATCTGCCGCTGGATCGAGTCGGAGGACCAGGCCGAGCTCGACAAGTTCGTCGGCTCGCACGGCTCGTCGATGGCGAGCGACCTCGACGGCGCGCCGGTCTTCATGGCGACCACCGGATTCTCGCTGCGCTACGAGGAGGAGAGGGCCCCGGCGATCCGCTTCACCGACATCAAGGACTACCAGAAGCGGCGGGCGTGAGACGGGGTCCCGGCACCGGGACGGCGCCGGGACCTAGAACTTGCCGAGCAGCGGGAAGTCGACGTTGAGGCTCGAGACCGGCCCGATCGGCGTCTCGCGCTTGCGCGGCCGGCCGTTGAGCACCTGCTTCAGCTTGGTCTTCAGGAGCGACAGGTCGAACGGCTTGAGGATGAAGGCATCCGCGCCGGCGAGGTGCGCCACGTTGATGTCCTCGAAGCTGAACGAGGTCTCGGTCAGGATGAACGGCGTGTTCATCAGCACGTCGTCGGCCCGGATCTCGCGCAGGAGCTGGATGCCGTCCATCGGCTCCATGTCGAGGTCGGAGATCACGAGGCCGTAGCGCTTGGCGCGCAGCTGCTCGAGCGCCTGCGGCCCGTCGGTCACGCCTTCGACCTCCGGGAAGCCGAGGCGGTTCATCAGCTCGGTCACCAGGCGGACGAGTTTGACCTGGTCGTCGACGATCAGGATCGGGGGTGCTTCGCTCATCGGAACCAGCCAGCGGGTTTAAGTTTCACGACGGACCGTCGGGGGGCTTCCCGGCGGCTCCTAGACGAAGAGGTGGTCGATGCCCTGCTTGGCCATGGTCTCGGCCTGGAGCGTCTGGGCGAGGGCGTAGATCGTGCTGGCCTTCGGCGTGCCGCGCTGGAGCATCGGCCCCAGATTGGCCTTCTGGAACAGGGCGTCGTTGTTCGCGGTGCGCGGGGCCGTGGCGAACGAGGTCACGAACTCGCGCTTGGCGATCTCCCGCCACTCGACGATGTGCACGTCGCGGTGGCGCGGGTCGCCGCTGATCCGCTGGAACGTCTCCTGCACCGACATCCGCTCGCCCTCGAGGATCTGGATGAAATAGCCCTGATCGACGATCAGCAGGCTGGTGATCACCGAGAACTCGTTCTTCTTCTGCGCGTGCCGGGCGATGTCGTTGATCTGGCGCGCGCGCTCGACCGGGTCGGCGGAGAGCTGCGCCCGTGAGAAGTAGATCAGGTGGATGAGGCTGCTTCGCTTGCTCGTGCGCATATCCCTGGGTCCAGCGCCGTCCAGACATGCAGCTAAGGGCAAGAGGTTCAACAGCGCGTAAACGTCACCCCGTGCGGCGTGCGGCAGATTTTGCCGCGGGAGGCCGGCCGCGCCCGGCGGGTTTTGCCGCGCGACGGGTCGGGCCTCCAATGAAATCAATGACTTGGCCCTGGCACACGGCTTGCGGATCCTCTCCCCGAACGACGTATGGCGGGATGGAGTCCTGGGGAAGATGGACGTTTTCAGCGCGCTGCAGACCTCGGTCTCGGGCCTCAAGGCCCAGGCCTTCAGCCTCGAGAACATCTCGGGCAACATCGCGAACTCGCAGACCGTCGGCTACAAGCGGATCGACACCGACTTCGTCGACATGCTGGCCGAGCAGCCGGCCAAGCAGCAGACCGCCGGCTCGGTCGCGGCCTTCGCGAAACTGACCAACAGCCTGCAGGGCAACGTCGCGGCGACCGGCATCGCCACCAACATGGCGCTCAACGGCGACGGGTTCTTCACGGTCAAGACCAAGGGGGGCGACGCGGGCGGCGCACCGGTCTTCTCGGGCTCCGACCTCTACACCCGCCGCGGCGACTTCTCGGTCGACCGGGACGGCTACCTCGTCAACGGCGCCGGCGCCTACCTCACCGGGCAGAGCCTCGACCCGGCCACCGGCCAGTCGACCGGCACCGGACCGATCCGGGTCTCCGACGCGGGCCTGCCGGCGAAGGCCACGACGGGCATCTCCTACGCGGCGAACCTGCCGAGCAACCCGGCCACCACCTCGGGCACGGCGCTGCTCGGCACCCTCCCGGGCGGCGATCCGCGCGTGCTCACCGGCACCGCGGCGGGCAAGACGGTCGCGGCCTCCGATTCGGCGGCCTTCGTCGGCTCCAGCGTCGCGGGCGGCGAGCTCACGGCCTATTCGGGCACCGGCACCCCGGTGAGCGTGCAGCTGCGCTGGGCCAAGGTGGCGGATGCCGACGCGACCGCCGGCACCGGCGGCACCTGGAACCTGTTCTACGCCAACCAGACCGGCACGGGGACCTCCGCCACGGGGACCTCCGGGACGACCTGGCAGAACGTCGGCAGCGCCTTCACCTTCAACGGCAGCGGCCAGCTGACCGCGCCCACCGGCACCAGCCTCAGCATCCCCGACCTGACGGTGAACGGGACGAAGCTCGGCGCGGTCGCGCTCAATTTCGGCACCGGCGGCCTCACCCAGTACGGCTCGTCCGGCGGCCAGGTCTCGACCACGACCCTGCAGCAGGACGGCTACGCCGCCGGCACCCTCAACTCGCTGGCGGTGACGAACGACGGCAAGCTGACCGGGACCTATTCCAACGGCAACAGCGTGGCGCTCGCCCAGGTCGGGGTGGCACGGTTCAACGCGCCGAACGCCCTCAAGGCGGTCTCGGGCGGCAACTACGCCCAGACCGCGGAATCCGGCGGCCCGCTCACCGGCATGGCCGGCACCACGATCATCGGCGGCAACGTCGAGCAGTCGAACACCGACACGGCGGGCGAGTTCTCGAAGCTCATCGTCACCCAGCAGGCCTACTCGGCCAACACCCGGGTGATGTCGACCGCCCAGCAGATGATGTCCGACCTCATCAACGTGATCCGCTGACGCGGATCGCTCCATCGTTCCCCTGCCGCGATCCGGGCGACCGGATCCGGCCCGTTCTCCCCCTGCCGCGATCCGGGCGACCGGATCCGGCCGACGCACGAGACGCCGGACCGCGCCGCGCCCCGATCCGGGGCGCGGGCGGCACGGCCCGGCCCTCACCCGCCTCCCCGGATCCGACCGATGTCCCTCAACGCCCTCAACACAGCGACCGCCGGCCTGCAGGTGACGCAGGCCGCGATCGGCCTCGTCTCGCAGAACGTCGCCAACGCGGGCAGCGCCGGCTACGTCAAGCGCGTCCTCACCCCGGTGGCGCAGCTCGGCAATTCGGGCGTCGCCACGGGCACGATCAGCCGGACCCTCGACGCGGTCTCGCTCAAGCAATTGCGGCTCGAGACCGCCGGGGCGGCCTTTACCGGGCTCACCGCCAAGGTGCAGGGGCAGCTCGACGCGCTCTACGGCAATCCGGGCAGCGCGGCCGCCCTCGACGGGGTGATGAACGGCTTCACCCAGTCCCTCGTGTCGCTGACGACCGACCCGACCTCCGCCGCCGCGCGGGCGAGCGTCGTGAGCAGCGCCCGGTCCGTCGCCACGACGGTGTCCGGCATCGCGAAGGGCGTGCAGGACCTGCGCACCGGCCTCGAGGGGCAGCTCGGCACCGACGTCGCCGCGGCGAGCGCGCTCCTGACGCAGATCGCCGCGAGCAACACCAAGATCGTCGGCGCGACCGGCAACTCGAGCGGCGACACCAGCATCGCCGAGCTCCTCGACCAGCGCGACCAGCAGATCAACGCGCTGTCGCAGTACCTCGACGTGCAGGTGAGCGAGCAGCACGACGGCTCGGTCACCCTGCTCACCGCCTCCGGCGCGACGCTGGTCGACCACGGCGCGGCGGCGAGCCTGGCCTTCGACGGCCGCGGCACCCTGAGCGCCCA
The sequence above is drawn from the Methylobacterium terrae genome and encodes:
- a CDS encoding BLUF domain-containing protein — its product is MRTSKRSSLIHLIYFSRAQLSADPVERARQINDIARHAQKKNEFSVITSLLIVDQGYFIQILEGERMSVQETFQRISGDPRHRDVHIVEWREIAKREFVTSFATAPRTANNDALFQKANLGPMLQRGTPKASTIYALAQTLQAETMAKQGIDHLFV
- a CDS encoding peptide chain release factor 3 translates to MLMQTDAPRAPADPVARRRTFAIISHPDAGKTTLTEKLLLFGGAIQLAGEVKAKRNRVSTRSDWMGIEKERGISVVTSVMTFEYGDCVFNLLDTPGHEDFSEDTYRTLTAVDSAVMVIDAAKGIEARTRKLFEVCRLRNIPIVTFVNKLDRESRDPFDLLDEIEKTLALDVAPVTWPIGRGRSFAGTYDLLRRRVRRLDAADDAGTVPVSGLDDPLFDALLPEAGEAATWREEAELAEGGCKPFDLEAFREGHLTPVFFGSALRNFGVRDLIDGLAEVAPPPRGQDADTRAVAPTEPKMTGFVFKIQANMDPNHRDRIAFMRVCSGKLSRGMKARLVRTGKPISLSSPQFFFAQDRAIADEAYAGDVVGIPNHGTLRIGDTLTEGEELVFRGVPSFAPELLRRIKLTDAMKAKKLREALQQMAEEGVVQLFLPQDGSGAIVGVVGALQLDVLKERLQAEYGLPIDYEPTRFTICRWIESEDQAELDKFVGSHGSSMASDLDGAPVFMATTGFSLRYEEERAPAIRFTDIKDYQKRRA
- a CDS encoding flagellar hook protein FlgE; protein product: MDVFSALQTSVSGLKAQAFSLENISGNIANSQTVGYKRIDTDFVDMLAEQPAKQQTAGSVAAFAKLTNSLQGNVAATGIATNMALNGDGFFTVKTKGGDAGGAPVFSGSDLYTRRGDFSVDRDGYLVNGAGAYLTGQSLDPATGQSTGTGPIRVSDAGLPAKATTGISYAANLPSNPATTSGTALLGTLPGGDPRVLTGTAAGKTVAASDSAAFVGSSVAGGELTAYSGTGTPVSVQLRWAKVADADATAGTGGTWNLFYANQTGTGTSATGTSGTTWQNVGSAFTFNGSGQLTAPTGTSLSIPDLTVNGTKLGAVALNFGTGGLTQYGSSGGQVSTTTLQQDGYAAGTLNSLAVTNDGKLTGTYSNGNSVALAQVGVARFNAPNALKAVSGGNYAQTAESGGPLTGMAGTTIIGGNVEQSNTDTAGEFSKLIVTQQAYSANTRVMSTAQQMMSDLINVIR
- a CDS encoding response regulator, which produces MSEAPPILIVDDQVKLVRLVTELMNRLGFPEVEGVTDGPQALEQLRAKRYGLVISDLDMEPMDGIQLLREIRADDVLMNTPFILTETSFSFEDINVAHLAGADAFILKPFDLSLLKTKLKQVLNGRPRKRETPIGPVSSLNVDFPLLGKF